A single window of Priestia filamentosa DNA harbors:
- a CDS encoding 4-hydroxy-3-methylbut-2-enyl diphosphate reductase, which produces MEIIKIAPRGYCYGVVDAMVIARNAALDKSLPRPIYILGMIVHNKHVTDAFEEDGIITLDGANRLEILEGIETGTVIFTAHGVSPEVKKRAKEKGLTTIDATCPDVTRTHDLIRAKKKEGYQVIYIGKKNHPEPEGALGVAPDIVHLVEKAEDVKSLNIESDKIIVTNQTTMSQWDVLDVMEKVQEKFPHVEQHKEICLATQVRQEAVAEQAGEADVTIVVGDPKSNNSNRLAQVSEEIAGTTAYRIGDLSELKIDWLKGAKKVAVTAGASTPTPIVREVIQFIDQFDEHDETTWKNEKKVPLSKILPKVKQPQPAQELSRS; this is translated from the coding sequence ATGGAAATAATTAAAATAGCACCTCGCGGATATTGTTATGGGGTTGTAGACGCTATGGTTATTGCCCGCAATGCCGCTTTAGATAAAAGTCTACCTCGTCCCATTTATATTTTAGGGATGATTGTACACAACAAGCATGTAACAGATGCGTTTGAGGAAGACGGCATCATTACGCTTGATGGAGCAAACCGTTTAGAGATTTTAGAAGGAATTGAAACTGGAACTGTCATTTTCACAGCACACGGTGTATCTCCAGAAGTTAAAAAACGCGCGAAGGAAAAGGGTCTTACAACTATTGATGCTACTTGCCCTGATGTAACAAGAACGCATGATTTAATTCGCGCGAAGAAAAAAGAAGGCTATCAAGTGATTTATATTGGAAAGAAAAATCACCCAGAGCCAGAAGGAGCACTTGGTGTTGCCCCTGATATCGTCCATCTTGTTGAAAAAGCTGAAGATGTGAAAAGCTTGAATATTGAAAGCGACAAAATCATTGTTACAAATCAAACAACAATGAGCCAATGGGACGTATTAGACGTAATGGAAAAAGTGCAAGAAAAATTTCCACACGTTGAGCAGCATAAAGAAATTTGTCTTGCTACTCAAGTTCGCCAAGAAGCTGTTGCAGAACAAGCTGGTGAAGCAGATGTGACGATCGTTGTTGGAGATCCAAAAAGTAACAACTCAAATCGTCTAGCACAAGTTTCAGAAGAAATCGCTGGCACAACAGCTTACAGAATTGGAGATCTTTCAGAGCTTAAAATTGATTGGCTAAAAGGAGCTAAGAAAGTTGCTGTTACAGCTGGTGCTTCTACGCCAACTCCAATTGTGCGTGAAGTTATTCAGTTTATTGATCAGTTCGATGAACATGACGAAACAACATGGAAAAATGAAAAGAAAGTTCCGCTTTCTAAAATTTTACCAAAAGTTAAACAACCACAACCAGCGCAAGAACTTTCGCGCTCATAA
- a CDS encoding Nif3-like dinuclear metal center hexameric protein, whose product MAKEVSGQKIIEVFESFSPKNLAVEGDKIGLQIGTLSKPVKRVMVTLDVMENVVDEAIEKKVDLIIAHHPPIFRPLKTVTTDGATGRIVEKCLKHDIAVYAAHTNLDVTKGGVNDLLADALGIKDTTVLAPTGEEALKKLVVFVPKSHADEVRDALGTSGGGHIGNYSHCTFNTEGKGTFLPLEGTDPYVGTTGELHEEEEVRIETVFKASDEKNIIRAMKKTHPYEEVAYDVYDLSQKGEEYGLGRIGKLEEETTLGEFAERVKRVFGVSGLRVVGNLQDKVRKVAVLGGDGNKYMYTAKFKGADVYVTGDLYFHVAQDAMNVGLNVIDPGHHVEQIMKQGVTDKLTALFKDEKILCEVFPSEEDTNPFQFM is encoded by the coding sequence GTGGCAAAGGAAGTAAGCGGCCAAAAAATTATTGAAGTATTTGAATCATTTTCGCCAAAGAACTTAGCGGTTGAAGGAGATAAAATTGGTCTTCAAATTGGAACGTTAAGCAAACCTGTAAAGCGCGTAATGGTTACATTAGATGTTATGGAAAATGTGGTAGATGAAGCAATTGAAAAAAAAGTGGATTTAATTATTGCTCACCATCCGCCAATCTTTCGACCTTTAAAAACAGTAACAACAGATGGAGCAACCGGAAGAATTGTAGAAAAATGTTTAAAACACGATATTGCCGTTTATGCTGCACATACAAACCTTGATGTGACAAAAGGCGGCGTGAATGATTTATTAGCAGATGCTCTAGGAATAAAAGATACGACCGTGCTTGCTCCAACAGGTGAAGAAGCATTGAAAAAGCTTGTTGTATTCGTTCCAAAAAGTCATGCTGATGAGGTAAGAGATGCTCTTGGAACCTCAGGTGGGGGGCATATCGGTAACTACAGCCACTGTACGTTTAATACCGAAGGAAAAGGCACATTTCTTCCACTAGAAGGCACAGATCCTTATGTAGGGACAACAGGTGAACTTCATGAAGAAGAAGAAGTACGAATTGAAACAGTATTCAAAGCTTCAGATGAAAAGAACATTATACGAGCAATGAAAAAAACACATCCCTATGAGGAAGTTGCTTATGACGTTTATGACCTTAGCCAAAAAGGAGAAGAGTACGGTTTAGGACGCATTGGCAAACTTGAAGAGGAAACAACGCTAGGGGAGTTTGCTGAGCGTGTTAAACGTGTCTTTGGTGTGAGTGGCCTTCGCGTTGTTGGAAATCTTCAAGACAAAGTACGTAAAGTAGCTGTTTTAGGCGGAGACGGTAATAAATATATGTATACAGCTAAATTTAAAGGTGCCGATGTTTATGTGACAGGAGATCTATATTTCCATGTTGCTCAAGATGCAATGAATGTAGGACTTAATGTTATTGATCCTGGTCATCATGTTGAGCAAATCATGAAACAAGGCGTTACAGACAAGTTAACAGCTCTGTTTAAGGATGAAAAAATTCTATGTGAAGTATTTCCATCTGAAGAAGATACAAACCCATTTCAATTCATGTAA
- a CDS encoding deoxyribonuclease IV — protein sequence MLKIGSHVSMSGKKMLLGSSEEASSYGANTFMIYTGAPQNTRRKKIEELNIEKGHIHMRENGIDNIIVHAPYIINIGNTKNPDTFQLGVDFLRSEIERTAALGARQIVLHPGAHVGAGSEEGISQIIKGLNTVLTAEQEVQIALETMAGKGSECGRSFEEIAKIIDGVTHNEKLSVCFDTCHTHDAGYNIKEDFDGVLEEFDKIVGVERIKVVHLNDSKNEQGAGKDRHENIGFGHIGFKALHYVANHPTLAHIPKILETPYVGEDKKNKKPPYKVEIEMLRSGEFDSEFREKLFH from the coding sequence ATGCTTAAGATAGGCTCGCACGTTTCTATGAGTGGGAAAAAAATGCTATTAGGTTCTAGTGAAGAAGCATCTTCATATGGAGCTAATACATTTATGATTTATACAGGCGCGCCACAAAATACAAGGCGTAAAAAAATTGAAGAACTGAACATTGAAAAAGGTCATATTCATATGCGTGAAAATGGAATCGACAACATTATCGTCCATGCTCCGTATATTATTAATATCGGGAACACAAAAAACCCTGATACATTCCAGCTAGGTGTTGATTTTCTACGCTCTGAAATTGAACGTACAGCAGCGCTAGGGGCCCGTCAAATTGTTCTTCATCCAGGAGCACATGTTGGAGCTGGAAGTGAAGAAGGTATTTCACAAATCATTAAAGGTTTAAATACAGTGCTGACGGCAGAGCAAGAGGTTCAAATCGCTCTAGAAACGATGGCTGGAAAGGGCTCTGAATGTGGACGTTCCTTTGAAGAAATCGCTAAAATCATTGATGGTGTTACGCACAATGAAAAGCTTTCGGTTTGTTTTGATACATGTCATACACATGATGCTGGATATAACATTAAAGAAGATTTTGATGGAGTATTAGAGGAATTTGATAAGATTGTAGGAGTTGAACGCATTAAAGTTGTTCATCTTAACGACAGTAAAAATGAACAAGGAGCAGGAAAAGACCGCCATGAAAATATTGGTTTTGGGCATATCGGTTTTAAAGCCCTCCACTATGTTGCGAACCATCCTACACTTGCACATATACCTAAGATTTTAGAAACTCCTTATGTTGGCGAAGATAAAAAAAATAAGAAGCCTCCATATAAAGTTGAGATCGAGATGCTTCGTTCAGGAGAATTTGATTCAGAGTTTAGAGAGAAATTGTTTCATTAA
- a CDS encoding DEAD/DEAH box helicase, which yields MKQTKFEKFSFQPFLIEAIKDLNFYEPTEIQERIIPSLLNGESAIGQSQTGTGKTHAYLLPILNKINPHKDHVQAVIMAPTRELALQIHEEVQKITIFTEEDAKITSKCLIGGTDKQRTIEKLKQQPHVVVGTPSRIHDLMQEGALSVRQVDTIVVDEADLMLDLGFIEDVDRIAAAMKEDVQILVFSATIPEKLKPFLKKYLDNPRYTHVAPKQLTAAKLEHILVPQRHRDKKELVYNMLTNLNPYLAIVFANTKKSADELADHLLEKGLKVARIHGGLEPRERKRSMKQIQDLQYQYIVATDLAARGIDIQGVSHVINYEIPQDLDFYVHRVGRTARAGYDGTAITIYEQGHYEALMSLENRGIEFVNKDLERNEWVEVDDRNKRRKRVRQEDEVEKTAHKFIRKPAKVKPGYKKKRQREIDRYVKKQKRNTRNSRKK from the coding sequence ATGAAACAAACCAAATTTGAAAAATTCTCGTTTCAACCGTTTTTAATAGAGGCGATAAAGGATTTAAACTTTTATGAGCCAACTGAAATTCAGGAGCGTATCATTCCCTCTCTGTTAAATGGGGAAAGTGCGATTGGGCAATCACAAACTGGAACAGGGAAGACACATGCATATTTACTTCCTATTTTAAATAAGATTAATCCGCATAAAGATCATGTACAAGCTGTGATTATGGCACCAACGCGTGAACTTGCTCTGCAAATTCACGAAGAAGTACAAAAAATTACGATCTTCACAGAAGAAGATGCGAAGATAACGTCTAAATGCTTAATTGGTGGAACAGACAAGCAGCGTACAATTGAGAAGCTTAAGCAACAGCCACATGTTGTTGTTGGAACACCAAGTCGTATTCATGATTTGATGCAAGAAGGAGCTCTTTCTGTTCGTCAAGTGGATACAATTGTAGTTGATGAAGCTGATCTTATGCTTGATCTTGGCTTTATTGAAGATGTAGATCGCATTGCAGCGGCTATGAAGGAAGATGTTCAAATCCTTGTTTTCTCAGCCACAATTCCTGAGAAACTTAAGCCATTTTTAAAGAAATACCTAGATAATCCACGTTATACACACGTTGCGCCAAAACAGCTTACAGCAGCAAAGCTTGAGCATATTTTAGTTCCCCAGCGTCATCGTGATAAAAAAGAACTTGTTTATAATATGTTAACAAACCTTAATCCATATTTAGCAATCGTTTTTGCTAATACGAAGAAAAGTGCAGACGAGCTTGCAGATCACCTTTTAGAAAAAGGCCTAAAAGTAGCTCGTATTCATGGTGGATTAGAGCCTCGTGAACGTAAACGCAGCATGAAGCAAATTCAAGACCTTCAGTATCAATACATTGTAGCTACAGACCTTGCAGCACGCGGAATTGATATTCAAGGAGTAAGTCATGTTATTAACTATGAAATTCCACAAGATTTAGACTTCTATGTGCATCGTGTTGGAAGAACGGCTCGTGCTGGTTATGATGGAACGGCCATTACAATCTATGAACAAGGTCACTATGAAGCACTTATGAGCTTAGAAAACAGAGGCATCGAGTTTGTGAACAAAGACTTAGAAAGAAATGAATGGGTTGAAGTTGATGATCGCAACAAGCGCCGCAAGCGTGTGAGACAAGAGGATGAAGTCGAAAAAACCGCTCATAAGTTCATCCGTAAACCAGCTAAAGTAAAACCAGGATATAAAAAGAAACGTCAGCGTGAGATTGATCGTTATGTAAAAAAACAAAAGCGCAATACGAGAAATTCACGTAAGAAATAA
- the vrrA gene encoding VrrA/YqfQ family protein, translating to MFPRRSFPPPMTRGGMAPFQMTRGVPNMPQPSSGGGILAKILGRNAGLSSVQNAAAAPKAFNLTSVMTNVQKVLGVAERVTPMVQQYGPMVRNVPAMFKIYKALKDDNTTDDQSTPSDVEEPVVKKEVKKVKKLKQPKTSTQTKASAKTSNQTKTKAKTSQPKLYI from the coding sequence TTGTTTCCTAGACGATCTTTCCCACCGCCAATGACTCGAGGAGGAATGGCCCCTTTTCAAATGACAAGAGGAGTACCAAACATGCCGCAACCATCGTCTGGCGGAGGTATCTTAGCAAAAATTTTAGGTCGAAACGCTGGCCTGTCTAGCGTCCAAAACGCCGCAGCCGCTCCGAAAGCGTTCAACCTAACGTCTGTGATGACGAACGTCCAAAAAGTCTTAGGTGTTGCTGAGCGCGTAACACCAATGGTACAGCAGTATGGACCAATGGTAAGAAACGTGCCGGCTATGTTTAAAATTTACAAAGCCCTTAAAGATGATAATACCACTGATGATCAATCAACGCCAAGTGATGTTGAAGAGCCAGTTGTTAAAAAAGAAGTAAAAAAGGTTAAGAAATTAAAACAGCCTAAAACTTCCACTCAAACAAAAGCAAGTGCCAAAACTTCTAACCAAACAAAAACAAAGGCTAAAACTTCCCAGCCCAAACTTTATATTTAA
- a CDS encoding tRNA (adenine(22)-N(1))-methyltransferase — MTTVKLSNRLKQAVEFIPKGAVIADIGSDHAYLPCYAYEMGYIKGAVAGEITDGPFQSALNQVKNLELNEKISVRKGNGLEVISKGEVDCVVIAGMGGALITNILEEGKHKLEGVTRLVLQPNIGARNVRKWLINNDWELKGEHILEEDGHIYEVLMAERGNPMAPYGDALEKGLLLGPFLREEKNETFVKKWIHEESHLERIIKQLEKSTLTQENLKRKGEMEQDLKSIREVL; from the coding sequence TTGACGACAGTTAAATTATCAAATCGTCTTAAGCAAGCGGTAGAATTTATCCCAAAAGGAGCCGTTATTGCTGATATTGGATCTGACCACGCATATCTACCTTGCTATGCGTATGAGATGGGATACATAAAAGGAGCTGTAGCTGGAGAAATTACGGACGGTCCGTTTCAGTCGGCTTTAAATCAAGTGAAAAATTTAGAGCTCAATGAGAAGATTAGCGTTCGAAAAGGGAACGGCCTTGAAGTGATCTCTAAAGGAGAAGTAGACTGTGTTGTAATAGCAGGAATGGGCGGTGCATTGATTACAAACATTCTAGAAGAGGGAAAACACAAATTAGAAGGTGTTACTCGTCTTGTTTTGCAGCCTAATATTGGGGCAAGAAATGTCCGTAAGTGGCTTATTAATAACGACTGGGAACTTAAAGGAGAACATATCCTTGAAGAAGATGGACACATTTATGAAGTGTTAATGGCTGAGAGAGGAAATCCTATGGCTCCATATGGTGACGCATTAGAAAAAGGTCTTTTGCTTGGGCCTTTCTTACGTGAAGAGAAAAACGAAACGTTTGTAAAAAAGTGGATTCATGAAGAAAGCCATCTTGAACGGATTATTAAGCAGCTTGAAAAAAGCACTTTAACACAAGAAAACTTAAAAAGAAAAGGGGAAATGGAACAAGATTTAAAATCGATTAGGGAGGTTTTATAG
- a CDS encoding DUF2624 domain-containing protein, with translation MGIFKQIVNNKINRMSVKELLKYSKKYDVSLTDTQAATLVNIMKEKKVDIFNVEERKELIKKIARVTDQQTARKINQLIQELIAK, from the coding sequence ATGGGTATTTTCAAACAGATTGTGAACAATAAAATCAATCGGATGTCTGTAAAAGAACTACTGAAGTATAGCAAAAAATATGACGTTAGCTTGACGGATACACAGGCAGCTACCCTTGTTAATATTATGAAGGAAAAAAAAGTTGACATTTTTAATGTAGAGGAAAGAAAAGAGTTAATAAAAAAAATTGCACGAGTAACAGATCAACAAACAGCACGTAAGATTAATCAACTCATTCAAGAACTAATCGCAAAGTAA